The following are encoded together in the Acidovorax sp. KKS102 genome:
- a CDS encoding diguanylate cyclase domain-containing protein — MPTSRLPSNWIHHRYLPLAVGVCSSTLAALLAWVVIDISHTKARAEIAAQAQSHLLQIRDRLDRQLQSTLSVPETVSAFIAAQGSMSPDIFATVVGRLLEHQRNIRNLALAPDNVISDVYPRVGNERAIGLRYLDNPQQRGAVERAIQTRRTVVAGPIPLVQGGLGIISRTPVFLAHPPGRAPVGGPRYWGIVSLTVNADTLFADVGLNSDQMGFQVAARGLDAMGAQGAVFIGRSQLFDEEPATLDVPLPGGGSWILGAVPTGGWGAAGRAPVLVVMLAYAFALVLGLLSARLVRAHQQVLALASHDRLTGLPNRRLFEDRLSQAVLTAYRDHRAGALLLVDLDGFKAVNDSLGHGSGDQVLVRVGQRLAGLARANDTAARLGGDEFALVLNAVASPEAAMEMAQKVLAALVAPIGLDSGQHVLTGASIGVALFQGPAVESMPALMDRADRALYTSKRSGKGLATLAEAPGAAELPQETSPPLA; from the coding sequence ATGCCCACCAGCCGCCTTCCTTCGAACTGGATCCATCACCGGTACCTGCCCCTTGCGGTGGGCGTGTGCAGCAGCACACTGGCCGCCTTGCTGGCCTGGGTGGTCATCGACATCTCGCACACCAAGGCACGTGCCGAGATTGCTGCGCAGGCGCAAAGCCACCTGCTGCAGATCCGCGACCGTCTGGACCGGCAATTGCAGAGCACGTTGTCGGTGCCCGAAACGGTGTCCGCCTTCATTGCCGCACAAGGCAGCATGTCGCCCGACATCTTTGCCACCGTGGTGGGCCGCCTGCTGGAGCACCAGCGCAATATCCGCAACCTGGCCCTGGCGCCCGACAACGTCATCAGCGATGTGTACCCGCGCGTTGGCAATGAGCGGGCGATTGGCCTGCGGTACCTGGACAACCCGCAGCAGCGTGGCGCGGTGGAGCGCGCCATCCAGACCCGCCGCACGGTCGTTGCGGGCCCCATTCCGCTGGTGCAAGGGGGGCTGGGCATCATCAGCCGCACGCCGGTGTTTCTGGCGCATCCGCCGGGGCGCGCACCGGTGGGCGGGCCCCGTTACTGGGGTATCGTGTCGCTCACCGTCAATGCCGACACCCTGTTCGCCGATGTGGGCCTGAACTCTGATCAGATGGGCTTTCAGGTGGCGGCACGTGGCCTGGACGCCATGGGCGCGCAGGGCGCGGTGTTCATCGGCCGATCCCAGTTGTTCGACGAGGAGCCCGCCACGCTCGATGTGCCTTTGCCGGGTGGCGGCAGCTGGATTCTGGGCGCCGTGCCCACCGGTGGCTGGGGGGCTGCAGGCCGCGCACCCGTGCTGGTGGTGATGCTGGCCTATGCGTTTGCGCTGGTGCTGGGGCTGTTGAGCGCGCGGCTGGTGCGCGCCCACCAGCAGGTATTGGCCCTGGCCAGCCATGACCGCCTGACAGGCTTGCCCAACCGGCGCCTGTTTGAAGACCGCTTGTCGCAGGCGGTGCTGACGGCCTACCGCGACCACCGTGCTGGCGCCTTGCTGCTGGTGGATCTGGATGGCTTCAAGGCCGTGAACGACAGTCTGGGGCACGGCAGTGGCGACCAGGTGCTGGTGCGTGTGGGGCAGCGTCTGGCCGGACTGGCGCGTGCCAACGACACCGCCGCCCGCCTGGGTGGCGACGAATTTGCCCTGGTGCTGAACGCCGTGGCGTCCCCCGAGGCCGCCATGGAAATGGCCCAGAAGGTATTGGCAGCGCTGGTGGCACCCATCGGGCTGGACAGTGGCCAACACGTGCTGACCGGTGCGAGCATCGGGGTGGCCTTGTTCCAGGGCCCTGCGGTGGAGTCCATGCCGGCGCTCATGGACCGGGCGGACCGGGCGCTGTACACCAGCAAGCGCAGCGGCAAAGGGCTGGCCACATTGGCCGAAGCCCCCGGCGCTGCAGAGTTGCCGCAGGAGACCTCGCCGCCGTTGGCCTGA